The genomic interval caacaaagTAGCCCATCAATGAACTAACTAACATACAAACAAACCAGTCAgccaacaaacaaacatacaaatgaaacaacaaacatacaaatgaaccaaccaaccaaccaaccaaccaattaaCCAACCAACAAACAAGCCGaccaataaacaaacaaacatacaaacaaaccAGTCAGTCAACAATCAAACATACAAACGAACCaaccaacaaacaaacaagccAACCAattaacaaacaaacatacaaatgaaccaacaaacaaacaaatgagcCAACCAATGAACAAAGGAATAAACAAAGCACCCAACCAACCAATTAACAAACAAAACAGTCAGCCAACTAACAAACAtacaaaccaaccaaccaaccaacaaacAAGCCAACCAattaacaaacaaacatacacatgaaccaacaaacaaacaaatgagcCAACCAATTAACAAATGAACAAACAaagcaaccaaccaaccaatgaacaaacaaacatacaaacaATCCAAGTCAGCCAACTAACAAACATAcacaccaaccaaccaaccaacaaacaaacaagccgacaatgaacaaacaaacatacaaatgAACCAACCAACTAACATACAAacaaaccggccaacgaaccaaGCAAAGAGCCAACCAAGAAAggaaccaacaacaacaacaattacacTAAtcatacaaagctgacacaaatgTTGTCTTTAACTAAAACTAATGTCTGTTTTTAGCTTTTACTTTCTACACAATAATCAATgatcatactttgacttttcagtctgtggcccttggtggaaagactttagacacccctgggatgaagcatgctaatattaagcTTGGGCAATGACCTTCTCAGAGCTGCAACCCAACTGAACATTTGTGGACTATGTTTAGCAGACGGGTCCGTGCCAGAGAACCAAGCAATTTAAATGAACTCCACCAAACTTCCCTCCAGAATTCAACCAAATATTAGCGGGGGTGTCGGGATGTATCTGAAGCTGTATGTATCACATTGGTGCACCCAGTTCTTGTTTTTGAAAATACTTTGTAAGCTGGATAATCAGTCCACTTGTGGTCCGAAGAGACCAGAACTGATCTCTTTGCCATCAGCTCGCCATGTTTGGATGCTAATTACAAGTCCAAATTCAACATCCCACTGTCAAACATTCCTCTATAGGGCGGTTTCTGTTTTAAGAGTACAGAAGACTCTACTGCACTGATATGGCGACGATCAAGGCCGGTATCGCCCTCAAGGGTCTTCCAGCAGGACAGTGGTCCAAATCTTACAAGCAAGGCAATAGTGGAGTGTTTCCAGAAGAAGAACATGAGACCCAAGCGAGGCCTCGCCAGTCTACAGACTTTAATCCATAGCAAATCCCGCGGAAGACGCTGAAACCAGTGCCtctatggaaatgcccccctctacctcaaagaactgctcacccccaaatcctccacacgacacctccgctccggacagactaacctcctccaacctccgaggacaaagctacgaacaatgggagaccgggctttctgctccggcgctcccagtctgtggaacgctctccctgaccacctgagggcaccatagactgtggatgcttttaaaaaaggcttaaaaacccttatttttaaaaaagcctttttttttttaagatatatgtgttgtagtttttatttttttaaattttattatctttttatttatttttttaatacactgtagcactttgaggttgattgctcaatggaaagtgatttttacaaataaaatctattattattcttattattattataaactgttAGAGTTGCCAAGTGACAAGCTTTGGAACACTCATGATTTAAAGCAAAAGTGCACACACGTTTTCTGCTGTGGGTCACAGACACAAATCGAAGAATGCTAAGGCCATTTTGGTCATTGTCGGCtttaaaaccagtacaatatatatatttatttaaaaaaaagaactaacAAAAGGCAATTTCAGTagaaattttgtgtgaatgctgaagatcCGAAGACGAACTGAAATGATAACAGTGAACACGCTGGCCAACTAGCGTCAAGTAACAGACAAATAAGcaaaatttgttaaaaacaaaaggctaccatgctaacagtactatgctaacatgttgtagcatgcttacagttagcgttTATACCAAAATATACAACACCGAGGTGCATATTTGCTAAATaagctaccatgctaatgttagcgtgctaaaatgctaactgtaacatgcgtcaaaaacccaaatatattactctgaggtgtgtacctaaaaatgtgtttaaaaggcgagcatgccaacgttagcatgcatcaagcacaaaaatatgactgaggtgtgtacCCACAAAATTAGCGagcatactaatgttaacatgctaacaggcgtCATTTGTCAAgtcacaaaatatttgacgccggGGTGTACAGcgtgcctgcaaaattagcaaaaaagctagcagaatagaatgctaacgattgataactttggacacccctgatttggaGAGTAATATTTCATAAAGAGGCGGTGCCAGAATAACAACGACTGCGCAAAAaatttattaccgtatttccttgaattggcgccgggaatatggtattcgcatgcctggAATTACAgctgggtcaaactcgtttcgcaaaataattagcgcatgcttggcacttccgccgggtcaaacatgagtcattaaatgactcccgcctcctggtggtagagggcgctagtgatccttcttgcgactgcaggtactgcagaagacctgtgctgcagaagaagacaacagcagcaatagtgcgcagccatttattttaccatggaggattacatatctaaaataaaacagttttctaaactggactttcaatcgaagcaggaggtaatacttaaaaggaagatctccatcgagacagagagacttttaaaactgaagaaagataaggaagacttctatatcgatgcttttcttcaaaaggagctgacatggactcatttatacctaaaggtaagaccataataaagttttttttattaaatgtacttttcatgataaggtaagcgccggagtgagaagaggttttaaaataattaccgcatgcatggcaatctcgcctgcttttggtaaacgcaggggtgagaagaggttttaaattaattagcgcccctgcggctattcaaggaaatacggtatatttgcaTCGTGTTTAGCCACCGACCACGAGCATATGTGACCAACACCAGACTAAGAGAAGAGATTTAACaaatgaatacatgtattttgtaCCCGCCAAAAACCCGTCCTATTGTTCCTTACCTGAGGTCAAATTTGGTCAGGTGAGGAAATGGACAAAAATGATAGCCAGACCAACGTTCAGTAGCATCACCAGCAACACCAGGATAGAGTTAGGACCCTGGGGGACCAAACAGAAGTAAGGGTTAACGTTTCTACTTCATAAAGTCCATATTGGTAATTTAATACACGATCCAAAGAATTCAGAGGGTTGGTTTCATCGCCATAACTGCCGCTCCAGTATCACACCAGGTTTGAGAAGTCGGTGATTCAATAGTCAAACTCGTGTTAAATGACTTACCGACGTTTCCTCTACAATTTCAGGACTAATTTCCACACTCGCTTTCTTGGTTTCTGCCAAAGTCCTCGGTTTGCTCGATTCCGGCACTTTCATTTTGGAAGGCTCCGGAGCTCTGCTGTTCGCCTTCTGCGGGACCGGGGTAGGACTCGGCGCCGGCGTCACCTTGGCCGGCGCCGCCCACGTTTTTTTGGGAGGAGGAGGCAAGCGCGCCAGGCTCGACGGGTGGAAATCATCCTCCAGGTCAACCGGTTCTTCCGGCGGCAACATCTTCACATCCTTGACGTAGTAACCGTGGTACTGGGAGTGGATCTGTCCATTGCTCGGGAAACCACTGACCGGCACGGCTACCTTGGTGGGTGAGTACGTTGGCGCCTGTTGCCTCCCTTCCTGTTTGAGAGAAAGTTTCGATGCATCCTTTGTAATTCCTGTTTTGTAAAGAGAAAAAGTCACATCAAATACTTCAACCAACATGCTATAACACCTCTAGATGACTGCAACCACCCGTCACAGGAGCCTACCAGTGGACCTACTGGATCATGAGCTAATGTGGCGGTTCTTGGTTTACTccaacaaaacccaaaagcagtgaagtagtcacgttgtgtaaatgctaaataaaaagagaatacaacaaatccttttcaacttatattcaattgaatagactgcaaagacaagattacaggcaggccagtttagtacccgcacttttttactatgaagtcacgctgttgtaacacgtggcttggcattgtcttgctgaaataagcaggggcatccatgataacgtcgcttggATGTCCAAAACCTGTAtctacttttcagcattaatggcgccttcacagatgtgtaagttacccgtgacttgggcactaatacacccccataccatcatagatgctgccttttacactgtaCACctggaacagtccggatggttcttttcctctttggtccggaggacacgatgtctacagtttccaaaaacaatttcaagtgtggactcgtcagaccacagaacacttttccactttgcatcagtccatcttggatgatctcgggcccagcgaagccggcggcgtttctgggtgttgttgataaatggttttggctttgcatagtagagttttaacttgcacttacagatgtagcgacaaaccgtagttactgacagtggttttctgaagtgttcctgagcccatgtggtgatatcctttacacactgatgtcactttttgatgcagtaccgcctgagggatccaaggtgcgtaatatcatggcttaagtgcagtgagttctccagattctgtgaaccttttgatgatattacggagcgtagatggtgaaatccctaaattccttgcaatagctgcttgagaaatgtttttcttaaactcacgcatttgttgacaaagtggtgacgctcgccccatccttgtatacccaatcatggcacccacctgttcccaattagcctgttcacccgtttgaccattaaatatcttgtctttgcagtctattcaattgaatataagttgaaaaggatttgcaaatcattgaattctgtttttatttaccatttacacaacgtgccaacttcgctagttttggattttgtataTAATTTTGATTATAGTATTGGGTCGATACCAATATTTGCGGTATCGCCCAATCCCACGTTAAACTGACTGACCGTTCAAATAAAACTCCTGCAACTGCCTGTTGATATTAAGGCCAACTTACCTGCGGTTAAGGACTCATGCGTTGGGGTTCTGTTGTCACTCCCAGCAGAGTTCGGGGGGTTGACGGTGGCAGGCGGTTTACTGCTGAATAAAGTCTTCTGGATGAGAGTCGGTGAAGCAGTGGGGCTGGGGACCGGGCTCTGAGATGGCGAATGTGACGGCGTTGTGCCTTTGCGGTAGAAATGAGGGCTACTTGAAGGAGTTTTCTCCGGTTTAATCTCGTCTGGGATCTCCTTCACTTCCACCGGCTCGTTGTATTTCTGCCGAATATAGTCCGGGCCTGCAACACAAGATTTGGCGGAGATTTCTATCTATTGGAGAATGACATTCAAGTAGttttatgttgcattaaaacatcTTAAATAAGTTCAAAATGAAACCCTAAGATTCAAACTTGATCTTAAAACCAACCTAAGTACCAAACTGTAACGGTTCCTTCTGAATTTGTACAAACTCACACGGTATGCCTCCTCTGGGATGAAACTCAAATGTGATATGACGTACATAATAGGATGGAACATACAGTAAACATGCATTATGCAATACATTGAATACCATTACGAGTACCTGGCTGGTAGAAGCTGGGTGAGAGTTCTTTGGCCACAGCTCTGGCAATGTCTGAGTCTTGACTAGCTGACTGCGCAGCTTGGTCTGCTGCCTCTGCTTTGGCCCGAGTGTGAGATGTTCTAGAAGAATCCACAGTTGTATTCATGCTTTTATGATACGGTTGTGGAAACGGCAATGTTAGCTAAAAACTACATATGCGTGGATGTGAACAAGTACATTGTTAGTAGGGGTGTGACTCTCAGGGCACCTAACAATTCAATCCTATTCCGATTCAATCCACAATCAAGTCTTGATTTAACATGATTCTGAATTCAAACCGATTCCAgcttgtattatttggtataataattgtaATGAAAGTTTTTCAACacgggttacaggttagaaaaaacTGATTCTGGTTGCACGGACGTGGCCTTAAACGTGGGTTGGGATGAGTAAGAATCGAGGTTTGGATGTGAATCCATTTTTTTGGTACCTACTGTCTAGTCCCCAATTGTTCATGATAGTgcgtgtatgtttatatgtacactGCCACTTCTACTACGAAACCAGGTTTTGTTTTGGGAGCAAACTTTTATTTCCCTCAATTAAATCAAAACCATGGCACTAATGCTTAGCCTGTTGGCCCCAAAGTTAGGAGGCTGAGGATCAAAATCTCTACTTGGGCATCTTTTCAAATACTTTCTCTGGGGTCATTTAGGGAAAATGTGACACATGTATACTCTGGTCATATCTAAGACtcgccctaaccctaactctgtcTTGGAGGTATCAGGAAAGACCGCAAATGGACACTTAAGGTCTCAGTACGGGCCCCCCCAAAGAGGTGCATTCCAGACCTCCTTGGGCACTGAGGCTATTTAAGGACAGGCACCCTTTCCGGGGTGTTTCGGAACCCTCAGGATGTTAGGTCATCCCTGAATGATGGACTTTTTTGCAATACAAGTATATTGCCCCAGTCCTTCTAGGGTACGTCCGTACCCTGAGAACTCAAAAACACTGGTCCAAAAACAGCTGAGAAGTCAAGTTTCCCTCAGCGACCCCAACTTTCTACCGCATTCTAAAAACATGCGTCCTAGGGAGACTGGAGAGTCTAAATTGTCCAGAGGTGTGACTGGCTGATGACCAGTCTACAGTgtagggataggctccagcttgtcGTGACCCTAATGGCGACAAGCGATATAGAACATTTAATGGATTATGAGACCCGTTCATATAACTTCGTAAGGCGGTACAGTTACAAAATCAGCAGGGGATCAAATGCTTATGTTCCGCACTGCATGGGAATAGGATGTATCACATAGCTCTAATGCCCAGCGACTACGAGATGTGAGAACATCCATCAGCAATCTCTCAGAACAAGATCAAGTGACCGTCCCAGAGGCAGATATCCAAAAAGAGAGTCTAGTATGAAGAGCTGGACAGCACCAGACCAGCTACCGGGCAAAGAAAGTAACTGCACTCAAACCCGGAGTGGTTCACACAAGGAAAGACTGTCCAGATCCTAGTAACGGATCTAAGTTGTACCTCTGCACAACATAGAAGCTTCTGTCAGGCTTCACAGTGGCAATGGTTAAGTACACAGAGGTCTCCACCCACTGAGCCAGGTCCTTACAGTTGTTTCAGATACCAATTTCATCCATCAGCTAAGAACTCCACATGGATGGACGTCAAGCTGTAGGCCAGGAAGGAGTGAGAAACTCGACTTACTGATCTGCCTCGCAAGAATCCACAGCTCTGACATTAGAACGTCATTGGCATTAGAGATAAGTGGCAGGATGGTAGGAAAAGAGAGAAAAGGTTCAACTCCCGGAAGGTTTTATGAAAAAAACTAAGATTCTTACTAGAGTTGTCAAAGGTATTGATGCTATACCAAAACACCAAAAATACAGAATGTTGTACAACATAGACCTGGGCGACATGGCCTAAAACATTTGATTCACTATTTTTATTCCTGATTTTTTCCCCCacttaattttttaaagaaactaatgaatacaaatgaccacaataattcataacaagtttcacttttattcccgccttcccgtgggactcggctgggtgcgttatggacattttgggcatcccgggacttgcaagtcccacaagtccctcaggcgggacttgtgggactcgaacccgggtgtgatttttgaacatttttggaacttTTTTAGGAAGTGGGTTGAGATATACATTTTACtctatacaatatttttttaaatgtacttatTATAGGTAATTCTGGCATATTTACTGTGAGGCTTTTGCTTGTATTGATCAGTACGcatcggaccatagggcacaccggattataaggcgcactgccgatgagcgggtctagtcaggtctattttcatacaaaaggcgcttatgcagatcccaaatacacatcagcaggtaccagaaggtaagaaaagtcgcttttgcataatattgcggaacaaaacgccagataatatgtcttaccttatacacacaccataataacactcctatgttgaagcacagtacaatccatctagcggtgtggcttcatagcttaccaaagtcctactaaaacattttgatagatttttgagcgccgtgtgtaa from Entelurus aequoreus isolate RoL-2023_Sb linkage group LG14, RoL_Eaeq_v1.1, whole genome shotgun sequence carries:
- the LOC133664760 gene encoding junctophilin-1-like isoform X2, whose product is MTGGRFDFDDGGTYCGGWDDGKAHGQGVCTGPKGQGEYAGSWSNGFEVVGAYTWPSGNVYRGYWAQGKRHGLGVESKGRWTYRGEWTHGFKGRYGVRQSLNTPARYEGTWNNGLQDGYGVETYADGGPDYIRQKYNEPVEVKEIPDEIKPEKTPSSSPHFYRKGTTPSHSPSQSPVPSPTASPTLIQKTLFSSKPPATVNPPNSAGSDNRTPTHESLTAGITKDASKLSLKQEGRQQAPTYSPTKVAVPVSGFPSNGQIHSQYHGYYVKDVKMLPPEEPVDLEDDFHPSSLARLPPPPKKTWAAPAKVTPAPSPTPVPQKANSRAPEPSKMKVPESSKPRTLAETKKASVEISPEIVEETSGPNSILVLLVMLLNVGLAIIFVHFLT